In a single window of the Antedon mediterranea chromosome 1, ecAntMedi1.1, whole genome shotgun sequence genome:
- the LOC140063351 gene encoding uncharacterized protein has translation MVRQIGKPTFFLSFSSADFRWKEIMTTLLSQSGDQRNIEELEWADKCNLLKSNPVTVARMFDKRFHTFLKNVILSEAQPIGKVVDYFYRIEFQMRGSPHVHMLVWVENAPIFGTDKDNEVINFVDKYISCAVPCETVDPELNEIVKSVQIHSKRHSKSCKKKGTNCRFNFPRQPSGNTFVMRPTIVDKDNDDNDDNKQAMELLTSVKDAVTNEETYKNAIELFQSLGITQSAFEKANNCVATEEKIVIKRNPQDVWVNQYNPSLLRAWNANMDIQYITNVYACIIYVIGYMSKSEREMGLLLNHAASEVKEGNEDARQSLRKLGNVYMNNREVSAQESIYRVCSLRLKECSRKVEFIPVGPNPVRMSLPLSVIKNKEDDDVSAWLPNKIDKYKARPNSSEFNKMCLAKFCSEYRILSSSEMKGNKQKKNVFQLKKQLGFIQKRTRTSNAIVRYPRFPMDTAPEKYFLSILQLFLPFRKDEQLKPPNFETYEQFHEEGCVKLCDCQLQTVKSIVHGNMEQYEKSADDVEEAQECLSKFGPQEDAWSLLCPESEKERLDNPKPNVEVDDEEDEFFIPDFGIQKNHTSKVESNSSNIPRPELNKMIRSLNEKQQHIFYKTRQWCLDKANGKKPEAFYTFITGGAGTGKSHLVNCIYNEATRILGKIMENPDDLSILKLAPTGIAAYNIKGQTIHSALSIPINISLPYQPLGEEKISALRNQLRQLQIVIIDEISMVNQRLLWYIHGRLRQIKQVRNDSPFGNISVIAVGDFYQLPPVMGSSLYKDTLESSLWLDNFKQIQLDQIMRQKEDKEFALLLNKLRTKEKHDCLSDNDLFVLKSRETGEECEDAVHIYPRNKQVDEWNKKMLHKICTDIVCIEAEDSVVNAKKQSKICDKPRNSRQTSLLNYLWIALNARVMLIKNVDVKKGLTNGCMGHVYEIVKPNNNAKPVSIKVKFDNNEIGVQAIEMFKESMGNKYSRKQFPLKLAYACTVHKVQGLTMNEAVVCLKNTFAPGQAYVALSRVTSISGLTIEHLNPNLIYCDPNIKKCLNNMDSYVQCENQGHDSDSKFSIMLHNIQGLKQHFADLQCNDLFMNSSIICLTETWLNKDEDVFEVNIQPYKLYHQARST, from the exons ATGGTTAGACAGATTGGAAAACCaacattctttctttcattctcaAGTGCTGATTTCCGTTGGAAAGAAATAATGACGACATTGCTAAGTCAGTCTGGAGACCAAAGAAACATTGAAGAATTAGAATGGGCagataaatgtaatttgttgaaatcaAATCCAGTGACTGTTGCCAGAATGTTTGATAAACGCTTTCatacttttttgaaaaatgtaattttgtctgAAGCACAGCCTATTGGTAAAGTCGTAGATTATTTTTACCGAATTGAATTTCAAATGAGAGGAAGTCCACATGTTCATATGTTAGTATGGGTTGAAAATGCTCCTATTTTTGGTACAGATAAAGATAATgaagttattaattttgttgataaatatatttcttgtgCTGTGCCATGTGAAACTGTAGATCCTGAACTGaatgaaattgttaaaagtGTGCAAATTCACAGTAAAAGACATtctaaatcatgtaaaaaaaagggAACAAATTGCAGATTTAACTTTCCCAGACAACCTTCTGGAAATACATTTGTTATGAGACCTACAATTGTGGATaaagacaatgatgataatgatgacaataaacAAGCAATGGAGCTGTTAACCTCAGTAAAAGATGCTGTGACTAATgaagaaacatataaaaatgcaatAGAACTTTTCCAAAGTTTAGGTATTACACAGAGTGCATTTGAGAAAGCAAATAATTGTGTAGCTACTGAggaaaaaattgttataaagaGAAACCCTCAAGATGTGTGGGTAAATCAATATAATCCTTCCTTATTGAGAGCATGGAATGCTAATATGgatattcaatatattacaaatgtatatGCATGTATAATTTacgttataggatatatgtcaAAATCTGAACGTGAAATGGGTTTACTGTTAAATCATGCAGCATCAGAAGTAAAAGAAGGCAATGAAGATGCTAGGCAAAGTTTGCGAAAACTTGGTAATGTTTATATGAATAATCGAGAAGTGTCTGCACAAGAAAGTATTTATCGTGTTTGTAGTTTAAGATTAAAAGAATGTTCAAGGAAAGTTGAGTTTATCCCAGTAGGACCTAATCCTGTCAGAATGAGTTTACCACtaagtgtaattaaaaacaaagaagatgatgatgtaaGTGCATGGTTGCCAAATAAGATCGACAAATATAAAGCTCGACCTAATAGTtctgaatttaataaaatgtgccttgcaaaattttgttcggaatatagaatattgagttcatcagaaatgaaaggaaacaaacaaaaaaagaatgtatttcagttaaaaaaacaGTTGGGATTCATCCAAAAAAGAACACGAACTAGTAATGCTATAGTAAGATACCCTCGATTTCCAATGGATACAGCACCTGAGAAATATTTTTTGAGTATACTTCAGTTATTTCTACCATTTCGAAAAGATGAACAGTTAAAACCTCCAAATTTTGAAACGTACGAACAATTTCATGAGGAAGGATGTGTGAAATTATGTGACTGTCAATTACAAACGGTAAAGTCAATAGTTCATGGAAACATGGAACAATATGAAAAAAGTGCTGATGATGTTGAAGAAGCACAGGAatgtttatcaaaatttggACCACAAGAAGATGCATGGAGCCTATTATGTCCAGAAAGTGAAAAAGAAAGGTTAGACAACCCAAAGCCTAATGTAGAggttgatgatgaagaagatgaatttTTCATTCCAGATTTTGGAATTCAAAAAAATCATACATCTAAAGTAGAATCTAACTCATCTAATATTCCAAGAccagaattgaacaaaatgattcgatctttaaatgaaaaacaacaacatatattttataagacaaGACAATGGTGTTTAGACAAAGCTAATGGTAAAAAACCTGAAGCATTTTACACTTTCATAACTGGTGGCGCTGGTACAGGAAAAAGTCATTTggtaaactgtatttataatgaaGCGACACGTATTCTTGGAAAAATTATGGAAAATCCCGATGATTTGTCAATATTGAAATTAGCTCCTACAGGAATCGCAGCATATAATATTAAAGGCCAAACAATTCATAGCGCTTTGTCTATCCCGATTAATATTTCACTTCCGTATCAACCACTTGGAGAAGAAAAAATAAGTGCACTTCGTAATCAGTTGCGTCAGttgcaaattgttattatagatgAAATATCAATGGTAAATCAAAGGTTACTTTGGTATATCCACGGACGATTAAGgcaaataaaacaagtacgCAACGATAGTCCATTTGGTAACATTTCAGTAATTGCTGTTGGTGATTTTTATCAGTTACCCCCAGTGATGGGCAGTTCGTTATATAAAGACACATTGGAAAGCTCACTGTGGTTAGATAACTTTAAGCAAATACAGTTAGACCAAATCATGAGacaaaaagaagataaagaatttgctttattgttaaacaaattgcgtacaaaagaaaaacatgattgtTTGTCTGATAacgatttatttgttttaaaatcacGTGAAACAGGGGAAGAATGTGAAGATGCTGTTCATATTTACCCACGCAATAAACAAGTTGATGaatggaataaaaaaatgttgcacaaaatctgtacagacaTTGTATGCATTGAAGCAGAAGATAGTGTAGTAAACGCCAAGAAACAGAGCAAAATTTGTGACAAACCTCGGAATtcacgtcaaactagtttactaAATTATTTGTGGATTGCACTTAATGCCAGAGtgatgttgattaaaaatgtagatGTTAAAAAAGGCTTGACGAATGGATGTATGGGACATGTTTATGAAATAGTCAAACCCAATAATAACGCCAAACCAGTATCTATTAAAGTAAAGTTTGATAATAATGAAATCGGTGTTCAGgcaattgaaatgtttaaagaatcTATGGGGAATAAATATAGTCGAAAACAATTTCCTCtcaaattagcatatgcatgcACAGTTCATAAAGTCCAAGGATTGACAATGAATGAAGCAGTAGTTTGCcttaaaaatacatttgcacCTGGACAAGCATACGTAGCCCTCAGTCGTGTTACTTCAATATCTGGACTTACTATTGAACATCTTAATCCTAATCTGATTTATTGTGATCCAAATATAAAGAAATGCTTAAATAATATGGATTCATATGTACAATGTGAAAATCAAGGTCATGATTCGGATTCTaaattttcaataatgttacataatattcaAGGACTTAAGCAACATTTTGCTGATCTTCAGTGCAATGATTTGTTTATGAATTCTAGTATCATATGTCTGACTGAAACGTGGTTGAATAAAGATGAAGATGTTTTTGAAGTAAATATTCAGCCGTATAAATTGTATCACCAAGCAAG GTCCACATGa